A single Thermosynechococcus vestitus BP-1 DNA region contains:
- a CDS encoding putative bifunctional diguanylate cyclase/phosphodiesterase, which produces MIENIPQSGEILYPHLAEIDYIRYQVHTCLYSHLTPGVVAQAKPNLLVLIAQGDDVLKAVQTLQQRYPHLPLIVIDPSDRPDLATQVLHSGAQDYLTIEELTPNLLARSIRHAIDRHQVEQQLLRQAQYDRLLVQITQHIHQSLELSTILETTVKDVRELLGCDRVLIYRFLDDWRGIMDVEAVVPPWLSALGDVVGDSCFTEQYVEAYKRGRIHVVNSLEKASVAPCYRDLLAHYQVKANLVVPIVVEGRLWGLLICHQCAHPRNWQDSEIELIKQISTQLAIAILQAELYQKAQREIQERKEVEAQLLYQARHDHLTHLPNRWLFEDQVRLSLNHAAAHSDFHYAVLCLDLDRFKTLNDSLGHAIGDLLLQAFAKRLTRCVSPQDVVARLGSDEFAVLLNDIQGIEQAQAIAQRLRERLNHPFEIDHYTLYTTVSIGLVMGDAHYKSTEELLRDADMAMYYAKSKGHNRIDIFDPMMLQQVRDRLHLEVELRQAIDQGDFALYYQPIINLRSQSPRGFEALVRWQKEDTLISPTVFIPVAEETGLIFELSRWVLRSACEQLQQWQKRYPKLRSLGFTVSINLSANQFSLPTLVAEIEQALEHHHLAGQFLKIEITESTLMHHLDSACEILTKLKAMGVRINIDDFGTGYSSLSYLRNLPLDGIKIDRSFISQMDRSQEDLELVRTILVLARNLHLDCIAEGIESTTQLQLLRSLRCPFGQGYLFAPPLTADKAEVYLQKHIL; this is translated from the coding sequence GTGATCGAAAACATCCCCCAATCGGGTGAAATTTTATATCCACATCTTGCAGAGATTGATTACATTCGCTATCAAGTTCACACCTGTCTGTATTCCCATTTAACCCCCGGTGTCGTTGCTCAGGCTAAACCCAATCTCCTTGTCCTCATTGCCCAGGGGGATGACGTTCTTAAAGCAGTGCAAACCCTCCAGCAACGCTATCCACACTTGCCCCTAATTGTGATTGATCCTAGCGATCGCCCTGATCTAGCTACCCAAGTCCTCCACAGTGGCGCTCAGGATTATTTAACTATTGAAGAACTCACTCCTAACCTGCTGGCGCGCAGCATTCGTCATGCCATCGATCGCCATCAGGTGGAGCAGCAACTGCTGCGGCAAGCCCAATACGATCGGCTACTGGTGCAAATTACTCAGCACATTCACCAATCCCTTGAGCTTTCGACGATTCTCGAAACCACGGTCAAGGATGTGCGAGAACTCCTAGGGTGCGATCGCGTGCTCATTTATCGTTTCCTTGATGATTGGCGCGGCATCATGGATGTTGAAGCGGTCGTTCCTCCTTGGTTGTCGGCTCTTGGGGATGTCGTGGGAGATTCCTGCTTTACGGAACAGTATGTGGAAGCCTACAAGCGAGGTCGCATCCATGTAGTGAACAGCCTAGAGAAAGCCTCAGTTGCCCCCTGCTATCGCGATTTGCTAGCCCACTATCAGGTCAAAGCCAATTTGGTGGTACCCATCGTAGTAGAAGGACGGCTCTGGGGGTTACTCATCTGTCATCAATGTGCCCATCCCCGCAATTGGCAAGACAGTGAAATTGAACTGATTAAGCAAATTTCAACCCAGTTGGCGATCGCCATCCTGCAAGCGGAACTCTATCAAAAAGCTCAAAGGGAAATTCAAGAGCGCAAAGAAGTTGAAGCCCAGCTCCTTTACCAAGCCCGCCACGACCACCTTACCCATTTACCCAATCGCTGGCTCTTTGAGGATCAGGTACGTCTCAGCCTCAACCATGCCGCCGCGCACTCCGACTTTCACTACGCCGTTCTTTGTTTGGATCTGGACCGCTTCAAGACCCTCAATGATAGCCTAGGGCACGCCATTGGCGATTTGTTGTTGCAAGCATTTGCCAAGCGCCTAACTCGTTGTGTCAGTCCTCAAGATGTCGTAGCCCGCTTAGGCAGCGATGAATTTGCCGTGTTGCTCAACGACATTCAGGGCATAGAACAGGCTCAAGCTATTGCCCAAAGACTGCGGGAGCGCCTCAATCACCCCTTTGAAATAGATCACTACACCCTCTACACCACTGTCAGTATTGGCCTAGTGATGGGGGATGCCCACTACAAGAGCACTGAAGAACTGCTGCGGGATGCCGATATGGCCATGTACTACGCCAAAAGCAAAGGGCACAATCGCATTGATATCTTTGACCCCATGATGCTGCAACAGGTGCGCGATCGCCTGCATTTGGAAGTGGAACTGCGGCAAGCCATTGACCAGGGTGACTTTGCCCTATACTACCAGCCGATTATCAATCTCCGTAGCCAATCCCCTAGAGGTTTTGAAGCACTGGTCCGCTGGCAAAAGGAGGATACCCTCATTTCTCCCACAGTGTTTATTCCTGTTGCCGAAGAAACTGGTCTCATTTTTGAACTCTCCCGCTGGGTGCTGCGCAGTGCCTGTGAACAGTTACAACAGTGGCAGAAGCGCTACCCTAAACTGCGCTCCCTTGGCTTTACGGTCAGCATTAATCTATCAGCTAATCAATTTTCTTTGCCTACTCTTGTGGCTGAGATTGAGCAAGCCCTTGAGCACCACCATTTAGCTGGCCAATTTCTAAAGATTGAAATTACTGAGAGTACATTGATGCACCACTTGGACTCGGCCTGCGAAATTCTCACCAAGCTGAAGGCCATGGGGGTGCGTATTAACATTGATGACTTTGGCACTGGCTATTCCTCCCTGAGCTATTTGCGCAATCTTCCCCTCGATGGCATTAAAATTGATCGCTCTTTCATTTCCCAAATGGATCGCAGCCAAGAGGACCTTGAACTGGTGCGCACGATTTTGGTGTTGGCTCGCAATCTCCACCTCGACTGCATTGCCGAAGGCATTGAAAGCACAACTCAACTGCAACTCCTGCGATCGCTGCGCTGTCCCTTTGGGCAAGGCTACCTTTTTGCGCCGCCGCTGACGGCGGACAAAGCCGAGGTGTACCTCCAAAAGCACATCCTCTAA